The Setaria italica strain Yugu1 chromosome IX, Setaria_italica_v2.0, whole genome shotgun sequence genome has a window encoding:
- the LOC101784170 gene encoding protein DETOXIFICATION 33 isoform X3, translating to MASKREQDSFYSRHEYVPLPMPCHDNMASSPKLEDEPENEPNKLIMKRLVIRCWQESRLLWRLAFPALLTEVFQFSIGFVTTGFVGHLGEVELAAVSVVENILDSSAYGFLFGMGSALETLSGQAVGAGQLERLGTYTQQSWIICGATAAALAPAYAFATPILHSFLRQPAAVARAAGPYARWAVPRLFAHAANIPLLMFFQAQSRVWVVASISGAVLGVHAALTYVAVRRLGFGLRGAAVVGDVSHWLVVAAQFAYMAGGRFPDAWKGFTARAFNNLGAFVKLSLGSAVMICLEFWYYTTLLVLVGLLKHAKLQLDIMSVCLNYEFMTIMVALGFSTAVGIRVSNELGANRPKETKFAVVVSVSTSIFMGAIFMGVFLIWRTSLPKFFSDSHEVIHGASRLGYLLAVTVFMSSIWPVLSGVAVGAGWQVPVAFINVGCYYLVGIPLGILFGFKLKRGAMGIWMGMMIGTFLQMVILFAIIFTTKWEKQAVLAEARMLQWGGKNEKLPLMKSPPADDQMVPAEDDEMLAQGSQKNIEFVRTD from the exons ATGGCTTCAAAGAGAGAGCAAGACTCTTTCTACTCCAGACATGAGTATGTGCCTCTTCCTATGCCATGCCATGACAATATGGCATCAAGTCCAAAGCTTGAGGATGAGCCGGAGAATGAGCCAAACAAGCTGATTATGAAGAGGCTTGTGATCCGGTGCTGGCAGGAGTCCAGGTTGCTCTGGCGACTCGCCTTCCCGGCGCTCCTCACGGAGGTGTTCCAGTTCTCCATCGGGTTCGTCACCACCGGCTTCGTCGGGCACCTCGGGGAGGTCGAGCTCGCCGCGGTCAGCGTCGTCGAGAACATCTTGGATTCCTCCGCCTATGGGTTCCTG TTTGGCATGGGCAGCGCGCTGGAGACGCTGAGCGGGCAGGCCGTCGGCGCCGGGCAGCTGGAGCGGCTGGGCACCTACACGCAGCAGTCGTGGATCATCtgcggcgccaccgcggcggcgctcgctcCGGCGTACGCCTTCGCCACGCCGATCCTCCACTCCTTCCTCCgccagcccgccgccgtcgcgcgtgCCGCCGGGCCGTACGCCCGGTGGGCGGTGCCGCGGCTGTTCGCGCACGCGGCCAACATCCCACTCCTCATGTTCTTCCAGGCGCAGAGCAGGGTCTGGGTCGTGGCGTCCATCTCCGGCGCGGTCCTTGGCGTGCACGCCGCGCTCACCTACGTCGCCGTCAGGCGGCTCGGGTTCGGCCTGCGCGGGGCGGCCGTCGTCGGGGACGTCTCCCACTGGCTCGTCGTGGCGGCGCAGTTCGCGTACATGGCCGGCGGCCGATTCCCCGACGCGTGGAAGGGGTTCACCGCCCGTGCGTTCAACAACCTCGGTGCTTTCGTGAAGCTGTCACTCGGGTCCGCCGTCATGATCTG ctTGGAGTTTTGGTACTACACCACACTTCTCGTTCTCGTAGGCCTCCTTAAACATGCCAAACTCCAACTGGATATCATGTCTGTCTG CCTGAACTACGAGTTCATGACTATAATGGTTGCGCTGGGCTTCAGCACGGCAGTCGG CATAAGGGTGTCGAACGAGCTGGGTGCGAACAGGCCCAAGGAGACAAAGTTTGCAGTGGTTGTGTCGGTATCGACATCCATCTTCATGGGCGCAATCTTCATGGGCGTCTTCCTTATTTGGAGGACAAGCTTGCCAAAGTTCTTCAGCGACAGCCACGAGGTGATACATGGAGCTTCCAGATTGGGGTACCTTCTTGCTGTGACCGTATTCATGAGCAGCATCTGGCCTGTGCTATCAG GTGTGGCAGTAGGAGCAGGGTGGCAAGTGCCTGTGGCATTCATAAACGTAGGTTGTTACTACTTAGTGGGCATTCCGTTGGGTATCCTGTTTGGCTTCAAGCTAAAACGTGGCGCAATG GGCATATGGATGGGCATGATGATAGGCACATTTCTCCAGATGGTTATACTTTTTGCCATTATCTTCACAACAAAGTGGGAGAAACAG GCTGTTCTTGCCGAAGCGAGGATGTTACAGTGGGGAGGAAAGAATGAGAAGCTACCACTGATGAAATCTCCACCAGCAGATGATCAGATGGTTCCAGCAGAAGATGACGAAATGTTGGCGCAGGGAAGCCAGAAGAACATAGAATTCGTTCGCACAGACTGA
- the LOC101784170 gene encoding protein DETOXIFICATION 33 isoform X2, producing MASKREQDSFYSRHEYVPLPMPCHDNMASSPKLEDEPENEPNKLIMKRLVIRCWQESRLLWRLAFPALLTEVFQFSIGFVTTGFVGHLGEVELAAVSVVENILDSSAYGFLFGMGSALETLSGQAVGAGQLERLGTYTQQSWIICGATAAALAPAYAFATPILHSFLRQPAAVARAAGPYARWAVPRLFAHAANIPLLMFFQAQSRVWVVASISGAVLGVHAALTYVAVRRLGFGLRGAAVVGDVSHWLVVAAQFAYMAGGRFPDAWKGFTARAFNNLGAFVKLSLGSAVMIWFVVSVDIASLEFWYYTTLLVLVGLLKHAKLQLDIMSVCLNYEFMTIMVALGFSTAVGIRVSNELGANRPKETKFAVVVSVSTSIFMGAIFMGVFLIWRTSLPKFFSDSHEVIHGASRLGYLLAVTVFMSSIWPVLSGVAVGAGWQVPVAFINVGCYYLVGIPLGILFGFKLKRGAMGIWMGMMIGTFLQMVILFAIIFTTKWEKQAVLAEARMLQWGGKNEKLPLMKSPPADDQMVPAEDDEMLAQGSQKNIEFVRTD from the exons ATGGCTTCAAAGAGAGAGCAAGACTCTTTCTACTCCAGACATGAGTATGTGCCTCTTCCTATGCCATGCCATGACAATATGGCATCAAGTCCAAAGCTTGAGGATGAGCCGGAGAATGAGCCAAACAAGCTGATTATGAAGAGGCTTGTGATCCGGTGCTGGCAGGAGTCCAGGTTGCTCTGGCGACTCGCCTTCCCGGCGCTCCTCACGGAGGTGTTCCAGTTCTCCATCGGGTTCGTCACCACCGGCTTCGTCGGGCACCTCGGGGAGGTCGAGCTCGCCGCGGTCAGCGTCGTCGAGAACATCTTGGATTCCTCCGCCTATGGGTTCCTG TTTGGCATGGGCAGCGCGCTGGAGACGCTGAGCGGGCAGGCCGTCGGCGCCGGGCAGCTGGAGCGGCTGGGCACCTACACGCAGCAGTCGTGGATCATCtgcggcgccaccgcggcggcgctcgctcCGGCGTACGCCTTCGCCACGCCGATCCTCCACTCCTTCCTCCgccagcccgccgccgtcgcgcgtgCCGCCGGGCCGTACGCCCGGTGGGCGGTGCCGCGGCTGTTCGCGCACGCGGCCAACATCCCACTCCTCATGTTCTTCCAGGCGCAGAGCAGGGTCTGGGTCGTGGCGTCCATCTCCGGCGCGGTCCTTGGCGTGCACGCCGCGCTCACCTACGTCGCCGTCAGGCGGCTCGGGTTCGGCCTGCGCGGGGCGGCCGTCGTCGGGGACGTCTCCCACTGGCTCGTCGTGGCGGCGCAGTTCGCGTACATGGCCGGCGGCCGATTCCCCGACGCGTGGAAGGGGTTCACCGCCCGTGCGTTCAACAACCTCGGTGCTTTCGTGAAGCTGTCACTCGGGTCCGCCGTCATGATCTGGTTTGTAGTTTCCGTCGACATTGCCAG ctTGGAGTTTTGGTACTACACCACACTTCTCGTTCTCGTAGGCCTCCTTAAACATGCCAAACTCCAACTGGATATCATGTCTGTCTG CCTGAACTACGAGTTCATGACTATAATGGTTGCGCTGGGCTTCAGCACGGCAGTCGG CATAAGGGTGTCGAACGAGCTGGGTGCGAACAGGCCCAAGGAGACAAAGTTTGCAGTGGTTGTGTCGGTATCGACATCCATCTTCATGGGCGCAATCTTCATGGGCGTCTTCCTTATTTGGAGGACAAGCTTGCCAAAGTTCTTCAGCGACAGCCACGAGGTGATACATGGAGCTTCCAGATTGGGGTACCTTCTTGCTGTGACCGTATTCATGAGCAGCATCTGGCCTGTGCTATCAG GTGTGGCAGTAGGAGCAGGGTGGCAAGTGCCTGTGGCATTCATAAACGTAGGTTGTTACTACTTAGTGGGCATTCCGTTGGGTATCCTGTTTGGCTTCAAGCTAAAACGTGGCGCAATG GGCATATGGATGGGCATGATGATAGGCACATTTCTCCAGATGGTTATACTTTTTGCCATTATCTTCACAACAAAGTGGGAGAAACAG GCTGTTCTTGCCGAAGCGAGGATGTTACAGTGGGGAGGAAAGAATGAGAAGCTACCACTGATGAAATCTCCACCAGCAGATGATCAGATGGTTCCAGCAGAAGATGACGAAATGTTGGCGCAGGGAAGCCAGAAGAACATAGAATTCGTTCGCACAGACTGA
- the LOC101784170 gene encoding protein DETOXIFICATION 33 isoform X4: MGSALETLSGQAVGAGQLERLGTYTQQSWIICGATAAALAPAYAFATPILHSFLRQPAAVARAAGPYARWAVPRLFAHAANIPLLMFFQAQSRVWVVASISGAVLGVHAALTYVAVRRLGFGLRGAAVVGDVSHWLVVAAQFAYMAGGRFPDAWKGFTARAFNNLGAFVKLSLGSAVMIWFVVSVDIARFFQDLNCLISSSSLRSHSFFCLLHECWACFLVRVVDRKLLTFNFFISLEFWYYTTLLVLVGLLKHAKLQLDIMSVCLNYEFMTIMVALGFSTAVGIRVSNELGANRPKETKFAVVVSVSTSIFMGAIFMGVFLIWRTSLPKFFSDSHEVIHGASRLGYLLAVTVFMSSIWPVLSGVAVGAGWQVPVAFINVGCYYLVGIPLGILFGFKLKRGAMGIWMGMMIGTFLQMVILFAIIFTTKWEKQAVLAEARMLQWGGKNEKLPLMKSPPADDQMVPAEDDEMLAQGSQKNIEFVRTD, translated from the exons ATGGGCAGCGCGCTGGAGACGCTGAGCGGGCAGGCCGTCGGCGCCGGGCAGCTGGAGCGGCTGGGCACCTACACGCAGCAGTCGTGGATCATCtgcggcgccaccgcggcggcgctcgctcCGGCGTACGCCTTCGCCACGCCGATCCTCCACTCCTTCCTCCgccagcccgccgccgtcgcgcgtgCCGCCGGGCCGTACGCCCGGTGGGCGGTGCCGCGGCTGTTCGCGCACGCGGCCAACATCCCACTCCTCATGTTCTTCCAGGCGCAGAGCAGGGTCTGGGTCGTGGCGTCCATCTCCGGCGCGGTCCTTGGCGTGCACGCCGCGCTCACCTACGTCGCCGTCAGGCGGCTCGGGTTCGGCCTGCGCGGGGCGGCCGTCGTCGGGGACGTCTCCCACTGGCTCGTCGTGGCGGCGCAGTTCGCGTACATGGCCGGCGGCCGATTCCCCGACGCGTGGAAGGGGTTCACCGCCCGTGCGTTCAACAACCTCGGTGCTTTCGTGAAGCTGTCACTCGGGTCCGCCGTCATGATCTGGTTTGTAGTTTCCGTCGACATTGCCAGGTTCTTTCAGGATTTAAATTGTTTAATTTCTTCATCTAGTTTACGGTCTCATTCATTCTTTTGCCTGTTGCACGAGTGTTGGGCTTGTTTTCTTGTGCGTGTAGTCGATAGAAAACTGTTGacctttaatttttttattagctTGGAGTTTTGGTACTACACCACACTTCTCGTTCTCGTAGGCCTCCTTAAACATGCCAAACTCCAACTGGATATCATGTCTGTCTG CCTGAACTACGAGTTCATGACTATAATGGTTGCGCTGGGCTTCAGCACGGCAGTCGG CATAAGGGTGTCGAACGAGCTGGGTGCGAACAGGCCCAAGGAGACAAAGTTTGCAGTGGTTGTGTCGGTATCGACATCCATCTTCATGGGCGCAATCTTCATGGGCGTCTTCCTTATTTGGAGGACAAGCTTGCCAAAGTTCTTCAGCGACAGCCACGAGGTGATACATGGAGCTTCCAGATTGGGGTACCTTCTTGCTGTGACCGTATTCATGAGCAGCATCTGGCCTGTGCTATCAG GTGTGGCAGTAGGAGCAGGGTGGCAAGTGCCTGTGGCATTCATAAACGTAGGTTGTTACTACTTAGTGGGCATTCCGTTGGGTATCCTGTTTGGCTTCAAGCTAAAACGTGGCGCAATG GGCATATGGATGGGCATGATGATAGGCACATTTCTCCAGATGGTTATACTTTTTGCCATTATCTTCACAACAAAGTGGGAGAAACAG GCTGTTCTTGCCGAAGCGAGGATGTTACAGTGGGGAGGAAAGAATGAGAAGCTACCACTGATGAAATCTCCACCAGCAGATGATCAGATGGTTCCAGCAGAAGATGACGAAATGTTGGCGCAGGGAAGCCAGAAGAACATAGAATTCGTTCGCACAGACTGA
- the LOC101784170 gene encoding protein DETOXIFICATION 33 isoform X1, protein MASKREQDSFYSRHEYVPLPMPCHDNMASSPKLEDEPENEPNKLIMKRLVIRCWQESRLLWRLAFPALLTEVFQFSIGFVTTGFVGHLGEVELAAVSVVENILDSSAYGFLFGMGSALETLSGQAVGAGQLERLGTYTQQSWIICGATAAALAPAYAFATPILHSFLRQPAAVARAAGPYARWAVPRLFAHAANIPLLMFFQAQSRVWVVASISGAVLGVHAALTYVAVRRLGFGLRGAAVVGDVSHWLVVAAQFAYMAGGRFPDAWKGFTARAFNNLGAFVKLSLGSAVMIWFVVSVDIARFFQDLNCLISSSSLRSHSFFCLLHECWACFLVRVVDRKLLTFNFFISLEFWYYTTLLVLVGLLKHAKLQLDIMSVCLNYEFMTIMVALGFSTAVGIRVSNELGANRPKETKFAVVVSVSTSIFMGAIFMGVFLIWRTSLPKFFSDSHEVIHGASRLGYLLAVTVFMSSIWPVLSGVAVGAGWQVPVAFINVGCYYLVGIPLGILFGFKLKRGAMGIWMGMMIGTFLQMVILFAIIFTTKWEKQAVLAEARMLQWGGKNEKLPLMKSPPADDQMVPAEDDEMLAQGSQKNIEFVRTD, encoded by the exons ATGGCTTCAAAGAGAGAGCAAGACTCTTTCTACTCCAGACATGAGTATGTGCCTCTTCCTATGCCATGCCATGACAATATGGCATCAAGTCCAAAGCTTGAGGATGAGCCGGAGAATGAGCCAAACAAGCTGATTATGAAGAGGCTTGTGATCCGGTGCTGGCAGGAGTCCAGGTTGCTCTGGCGACTCGCCTTCCCGGCGCTCCTCACGGAGGTGTTCCAGTTCTCCATCGGGTTCGTCACCACCGGCTTCGTCGGGCACCTCGGGGAGGTCGAGCTCGCCGCGGTCAGCGTCGTCGAGAACATCTTGGATTCCTCCGCCTATGGGTTCCTG TTTGGCATGGGCAGCGCGCTGGAGACGCTGAGCGGGCAGGCCGTCGGCGCCGGGCAGCTGGAGCGGCTGGGCACCTACACGCAGCAGTCGTGGATCATCtgcggcgccaccgcggcggcgctcgctcCGGCGTACGCCTTCGCCACGCCGATCCTCCACTCCTTCCTCCgccagcccgccgccgtcgcgcgtgCCGCCGGGCCGTACGCCCGGTGGGCGGTGCCGCGGCTGTTCGCGCACGCGGCCAACATCCCACTCCTCATGTTCTTCCAGGCGCAGAGCAGGGTCTGGGTCGTGGCGTCCATCTCCGGCGCGGTCCTTGGCGTGCACGCCGCGCTCACCTACGTCGCCGTCAGGCGGCTCGGGTTCGGCCTGCGCGGGGCGGCCGTCGTCGGGGACGTCTCCCACTGGCTCGTCGTGGCGGCGCAGTTCGCGTACATGGCCGGCGGCCGATTCCCCGACGCGTGGAAGGGGTTCACCGCCCGTGCGTTCAACAACCTCGGTGCTTTCGTGAAGCTGTCACTCGGGTCCGCCGTCATGATCTGGTTTGTAGTTTCCGTCGACATTGCCAGGTTCTTTCAGGATTTAAATTGTTTAATTTCTTCATCTAGTTTACGGTCTCATTCATTCTTTTGCCTGTTGCACGAGTGTTGGGCTTGTTTTCTTGTGCGTGTAGTCGATAGAAAACTGTTGacctttaatttttttattagctTGGAGTTTTGGTACTACACCACACTTCTCGTTCTCGTAGGCCTCCTTAAACATGCCAAACTCCAACTGGATATCATGTCTGTCTG CCTGAACTACGAGTTCATGACTATAATGGTTGCGCTGGGCTTCAGCACGGCAGTCGG CATAAGGGTGTCGAACGAGCTGGGTGCGAACAGGCCCAAGGAGACAAAGTTTGCAGTGGTTGTGTCGGTATCGACATCCATCTTCATGGGCGCAATCTTCATGGGCGTCTTCCTTATTTGGAGGACAAGCTTGCCAAAGTTCTTCAGCGACAGCCACGAGGTGATACATGGAGCTTCCAGATTGGGGTACCTTCTTGCTGTGACCGTATTCATGAGCAGCATCTGGCCTGTGCTATCAG GTGTGGCAGTAGGAGCAGGGTGGCAAGTGCCTGTGGCATTCATAAACGTAGGTTGTTACTACTTAGTGGGCATTCCGTTGGGTATCCTGTTTGGCTTCAAGCTAAAACGTGGCGCAATG GGCATATGGATGGGCATGATGATAGGCACATTTCTCCAGATGGTTATACTTTTTGCCATTATCTTCACAACAAAGTGGGAGAAACAG GCTGTTCTTGCCGAAGCGAGGATGTTACAGTGGGGAGGAAAGAATGAGAAGCTACCACTGATGAAATCTCCACCAGCAGATGATCAGATGGTTCCAGCAGAAGATGACGAAATGTTGGCGCAGGGAAGCCAGAAGAACATAGAATTCGTTCGCACAGACTGA
- the LOC101784844 gene encoding acyl transferase 1, protein MVSFKTRRREPQLVSPARPTPRETKPLSDIDDQHALRYYETVIGFFRRCPDQSVDGPDDASLADAVRAALAEALVYYYPVAGRLREEAGGKLVVDCTAEGVAFVEADADVRLEEFGEPLLPPYPCVEELLCDAGDTRTIIGRPLLLMQLTRLKCGGFVAGFHMCHSIADGFGMIQLMIAIAEMACGAEAPSILPVWNREILSTAHSPTPSTHPNPSYEPLLNSLDYASESDDVMLSTPLDEMVVDYFVFGPREMKTLESHVRGYLAHPATSFELLTAVMWRCRTIALGYKSSQPVRLMITMNARGRWNRHTLIPLGYYGNAHFSPIAELTVDELCRQPLVDTVELVRRTKLSVTKECMDSMVQTIASLRQRPCADPARMYDVSDTKWIAAGNGLQLGWAEFVGGGIPVAGDLTSKLGSDHMMCKNQDGEDATVVSIMLPRPAMERFKKEMAMWLNKRDEKNLIIQSSL, encoded by the exons ATGGTGTCCTTCAAGACCCGCCGGAGAGAGCCCCAGCTGGTCTCGCCGGCACGGCCGACGCCGAGGGAGACGAAGCCGCTCTCCGACATCGACGACCAGCACGCGCTGCGGTACTACGAGACGGTCATCGGGTTCTTCCGCCGCTGCCCCGACCAGAGCGTCGACGGACCGGACGACGCGTCGCTCGCTGATGCTGTCAGGGCGGCGCTCGCGGAGGCGCTGGTGTACTACTACCCCGTCGCCGGGCGGCTCCGGGAGGAAGCCGGCGGGAAGCTCGTCGTGGACTGCACGGCGGAAGGGGTGGCGTTCGTggaggccgacgccgacgtACGGCTGGAGGAGTTCGGggagccgctgctgccgccgtaCCCGTGCGTCGAGGAGCTGCTGTGCGATGCTGGTGATACGAGGACCATCATTGGAAGACCATTGCTTCTTATGCAG TTGACCCGACTGAAATGTGGCGGATTTGTTGCTGGATTCCACATGTGTCATAGCATTGCTGATGGTTTCGGTATGATTCAACTCATGATAGCAATAGCGGAAATGGCATGTGGTGCAGAAGCCCCAAGCATTCTCCCCGTTTGGAATAGAGAGATTCTAAGTACAGCACATAGCCCAACCCCCAGCACACACCCGAACCCTTCGTACGAACCATTACTAAATAGCTTGGACTATGCATCGGAGTCTGACGATGTGATGCTGTCGACTCCGCTCGACGAAATGGTAGTCGACTACTTCGTCTTTGGGCCGAGAGAGATGAAAACTCTCGAAAGCCATGTACGGGGATACCTCGCCCATCCTGCAACATCCTTTGAACTGCTAACTGCCGTCATGTGGCGATGCCGCACAATAGCTTTGGGATACAAGTCTAGCCAGCCAGTGCGCCTTATGATCACTATGAATGCCCGAGGGAGGTGGAATCGCCACACCCTCATCCCGTTGGGTTACTACGGCAATGCACACTTCTCCCCCATAGCGGAACTCACCGTCGATGAGCTCTGCAGGCAGCCGCTCGTCGACACGGTTGAGCTTGTTCGTAGAACCAAGCTCAGTGTGACAAAGGAGTGCATGGATTCGATGGTGCAGACGATTGCATCCCTGCGCCAGAGGCCTTGTGCGGACCCGGCCAGAATGTACGATGTTTCTGATACGAAATGGATTGCAGCGGGGAATGGTTTGCAGCTTGGGTGGGCTGAATTTGTTGGTGGTGGCATACCGGTGGCTGGAGACCTTACTTCCAAGCTCGGAAGCGATCATATGATGTGCAAGAACCAAGATGGGGAGGACGCAACGGTGGTATCAATAATGTTGCCAAGGCCGGCGATGGAGAGGTTCAAGAAGGAGATGGCTATGTGGCTGAACAAACGTGATGAGAAGAATTTAATTATACAGAGTTCCCTCTAG